Genomic window (Tripterygium wilfordii isolate XIE 37 chromosome 11, ASM1340144v1, whole genome shotgun sequence):
TCATGATGATTCTGGTGGTATATTTtctgtttcaaacaaaaatcaaattcattgtaATCAAATATTGAATGTTTTGAGTTGGTATCAGACGATTTAGAATTGCCATGTCTTTTTCactatttgatttttgtttcaaacagaAAAATATACCGTCGGATTTGTCATActaaatactacatatttatatcttttttgaaattttttaaaaaaatttggggcACAGAAAGAGTGTATGGAAAAACACTGGACCAACCTGAATCCATtcataaatgtggttggtgccAGGTTGCTTGACAATTAAAgacattaattatattttttaaaataaatttaaattaatttttatctaGGAATGATTCTCAATAACTTTACGCTTTTATTACATTAATTTTAATCTAAACTATGATATTAATGATATTAAATTTGAtttctatattattttttttagaattttgcaAATTAATAACATTAGATTAAGGTTAAAGTAATAAGGTTAAGaatattttatttccttttccttATTATTTTCTTCCCTTATTTCGATTAAGACTTGAGTTACAAGAATTGGTACTCCTCACATAACTAGGGTTTAATCGAACAAAATTCTGGCCTCCTCTCTTTTGTTCCCCTTTGAATTTATTGATCTTCCTTTTCATTCATCAATAACTCGGCTCGATTTGCGTTTGTCTTAAGATTAACAGAATTATCTCCTAAAACAGTTTTTCTTTTCCCAGAGAAGAAACGATGATGTCGAAGAAGATCAGCAGATGCTACTACGCCGTGATTGGTCTCCCGCCGGAGTGTACGGCGGAGGAGATCCGATCAGCATACAAGAAGCTCGCCTTGCAGCGCCATCCGGACAAACTGATCCACTCTGGGTTGAGTGCGGAGGAAGCCACCGCCAGATTTCAAGAACTCGCCCAAGCCTACCAAGTCCTCTCCGACCCGAATGCCCGCACCTGTTACGACTCCAAACGGTACCAGGTCCAGACCCGACAACCCAAACCCTCCTCTGCATTCTCCAACTTGTTCCGTTCCATGTCTAAAGCAACCTTCTCGGGTTACGGCGACACCGATAATGGATTCTACAAAGTCTACTCGGATATATTTGACAGAATATACAAGGCGGAGGTGGATTTCGCGATGGATTCGGGGTCTGTGCCTGAGGCTCCGGGTATGGGGAATTTGGATAGTCCGTACGAGGAAGTTGAAAAGTTTTACGAGTATTGGACCGGGTTCGATACGGTCATTGAATTCGGATTTGAGGAGAAAAAAATGGAGTTGAAGGCGAGGGAGGTGTACGCTCAGAGAGTGAGGAAATTTGCAGAGACGGTGAAGAGTAAGGACAAAAGAGTAATTGACATGGAAGAGGGGAAGAAGAAGTTGTTGAGGAAATTgaatgagaagaagaggatTGTGGAGTCACATTGTGTTTTGTGCGATCAGAAATTTAAGAGCGAGCAGCAACTGAAGAATCATAAGCAGTCTAAGAAGCACAAGCAGAGAATGTCTATGAGGGATCGCTATCGAGACGATGATGATAATGACGAGGAAGAACAAATGATCAAAGAATACATGAACTTCATGTTAGATAAGGAAGAAGATGTcaattgacttttttttaataaagaaattagtttttttcttttctaaaaaaaaaattcattgcaACGTAAGATGCCATAATCCCATATTGAATTGAAATAACTTAACCAAGTGATATTCAAACAAAGTTCAAGCACATCTGACACACAACAAACGCGTTttcttagcctaaataataagtaTTACGGAGATGACCCAGGAGAACAAATACTTGCGAGCCCATTGCCCAAAAGCGTACAATATTGGTTGATGTGTTTGAGCTTGGATTTTTAATTTGGTATTAGAACAAATACTCTATATATCAGTGATCTTTTTGGACATGACTTCTATATGTGTCAACTTGTTAGGTCTACTTCTATATGTGTCAACTTGTTAGATCTCTCATAAGTGAGCAGCCAACTAGCCAAGCACACAAGGGTGGGTGGGGGAGTATCAAGATTTGTAATCCCATGTCATATTGGCATTACCCAAGTGGTATATAAGAAAAGTCCAATAACCTCTTACACAATAAATGTGTTTTCCCACGAATAACAAATCCATACGAGTTCATAGTCCAAAGTagataaaaatatatgttaatGTGTTTGGAATGGATTTCTAACATATTGCTTTCACTACATCAAAAGTTGACACAAAATCTAAGTCAAACCACATACACTAATACTCGTTTACATTTATTTGAAGAAGTAGAAGATTAGCTTCGTCACAATCCATCGATACTTATCTTTACCATCATGCTTGTAATGAATATGATCGTTGATGACTTTCTTTTTCTTACCAATTATTGATAAGGCCATTAGATTTACTTTCCTTGGGATTTCTCTTTGATCTCACTTATCTTCACCAACTCATCCAAAACATCTTTCATGGATGGCCTGTGTTTGGGATAGGATtgcacacattttagtataagCTCAGCTGCTTTCATTGCACCATTTATTGGGTACTTCATCTCTAGCCTTGCGTCCATTATTTTCTTGAGCTTGCTTTTGCTAGATAGAGAGGGTTCGGTCCAATCCAACAGATCCTGCTTTCCTGAGGCTCGATTTCTGTCCAATGCCCGTAAGCCCGTCAACATCTAAAGCAATACTAGTCCGAAAATGTACACGTCCCTCCTCTTCACGTTTATGAGACCTACAATTTCAGTTCTCTCTCTGAGGGGCTCTATCAGGCCCATTTTTAAAATGGTATGGGCCGGACGATTAATaaacatgggaaaaaaaatatatgtgtttACTGGTTTCAAAGTCTTCTGGAGCTGTATGACTATGACCACGTGAGCCCATAAACCCAGTGCTCATACGACAGTCGCCATTTATTGGGCCGAATTTCGCTAACCCAACATTATAAAGTTGGATAGCTTTAGTTACACCCcggttttttctaaagacacctcAATTTAAGTTGATCACCCtttgtaaaaatcagttgacgggtgtctttagaaaaaatcggggtgtgactaaagctaccccaTAAAGTTTTGCATTGAAGGCCTGCAAAATTTTGCCCAAAAACACATTTATATACAATTTGACAGTTTAATTACGAAAAAACTATTTGTCCCAGCAACTGCGATCATAGGTGTATGGAGGGGATTAAAAATGCATGTGGGGCTCAATCACTTGCCCTTTTAATCTCCTTCATACATCTCAACAATTGGGATGCTGGTTTAATTAACCGCATCAAATCAAATGAACAAAAGTCAAGAATGTAAAGAGCAGTTATCCCATCCAACAAAATATTTGAAGTCGTAATGCCCCTGCAAGTGACACACTTCTCCACTGTGTGCAAGTAATCGAGCGCCCTTGCAACATCAATTGGAATCTTAAGTCGAGTCTCCCATGGAAGTGGTTCTTCATCCACTAAATTAAAcccccccaaaaaaatgaatttaaagGAATAATAGTTAAATTTAACGAGAGTAtagatatacacacacatgtatatttGAAATGGTTCTTACGTGTAAACAGTTGGTTATCCAAGCTCCCATTTGGCATGTACTCGTACACAAGTAGATATTGTGATTCCTCCCAACAGTACCCCCAGAGCCCACTTCAGCCTGCACCCAAACATGGTCTTAGTATGTGTGCATATAATGCCAGGGGTGATGCAATTTTCGATTATTCAAACAGTCAAACTATTGATGTGacataaaaaaatcaatataacgAACAATGAGAAATGTACATACAAAATTTCAACAAGGTAAGGAATTAATTAGATTCCAATGTTTATATTAAGCCAAAAAATGTGAACTTcttaaaagaaaggaagaaaggagACCTTCCATTCCTTTGAGCTGCCTTGAAAGCTATCAGGGACAGGGAGTGACTTCTTGATAGCAACAGCCATACCAACACCAGCGCTGGATGGTGTATAGGTCTTCTCGTCAACCCAACCCATGATCGAAGACCTTCCCATACCTATCTTCATCGAGCACTGTGTCTGGTCTGAAGTTATCGGTTGCACTCTTCAGCTCTTCTAAGGTGAAGATTTTAAGGTTTGGTGTAAGAATTCTCTCACTTGATGGGATGATTTTAATTGTGGAAGTATTCGCTTCACTTTCCAAAGAATCTTCTTCATTGACATCTTCTTTGCTTTCAGTAATATTGTTTGCGACCAAGCTATATATCGTCCCTCTCTGTTTCTGCACCTATGAGTCAACAAAAAACTATAAGATATATGTTGAATCATAAACGAaacattataaaaataaatataaaaaaattgaaggaaaaaaatctgATCCTAATTTAGTTATTGTGAAATGGGTTTTCTGGATAATTAAGGTTGTGTGTTTTCTCTCCAACCAAACATATCAAAAGGGAACCAAACATATCAAAAGGGTTTAATTTCTTAATTACCTTGGCTTGGAGTCTTGGTGGTGGTGTCTGCGTTGTGATGATTCACTGCTTCTTGACGACTTCTAGAGCAGTTAATGTTTCCCATATTTGCTCCTCTCTTTCCCtggattgagatttgagaatcCCCATATATACTATATTTTCAGATGTGCTACATGTTTAAAAgtagtttctttcttttttcctctctacTTTCACGGAAAGTGGGGAAGGAACAACCCAAACAACGAAcaggggaaaagaaaaagaaaagaattgcgTCTTTTTTTACCCTGCCTACGCCAACAGTTTAAGACTTGTTTTCTTGTTCCAGATTAATTTatgaaaaaggaaattgaaaATACAAAGAAAGGAGAAATCGTGACAGCGGAGGCGGAAGGCTTTGTTTGGACaaaaagataataaaataattCGAGACAGAAAATCAACGGCAACTTCCCAAACACTACGCGTCTACGCGTGAGAAATATTTAAAGTTGACGGCTCCAtttcaaacacacacacacactgatgcagtgaggctgcaggttcccttatcccacatcgggtagaTGGGGGCTGGGGAAGTGCTTTATATGCGCGAGGGGAACCTTAATcttccagccaaggttttcgggccagcccTGGGATGGGGTTGGGccctgggccttggttacagccggcccatgggTAATATTGGGTGCGGGCTGGGCCTTGGTTGGGAGTAtgcatcacacacacacacacatatatatatcattcttgactttaatcaATATTACATGTACTTCTCTCCCGCGGTACAACCCTGTTAAATAGCCGAATAATTTTTGTCCCAATTATTCCTAATCCCATGTCGCAATCCACATCAACATGTCATCTAAGCTTTTTTATCtatataaagttataaacacttccatctctctctttctctctccttgtctccctcccactctcacgaTATAACACTGCCACTCACCAGAGCTCTTCTGTCTGGCCACCAATAGGAGCCAACATAACTTGAAATCCATCAAGAAAATTGATAAAAACCTCAAAATAAcgtacatttattttatttcaaagattttAGACGACTTATAAccttataaatattaaaattatgaAACCCTAATAGATATGAAATTAGAAATATTAATCTAACTAAAATTCCTATTAACTACTAAAAATAAAGCTCTTGATAACAcaataaaaattcataataattaagtaaataataCGAAAAGTGTCCTACATTAGATATGCACTTTCTCTATAGAGAAGAAGACAATGCCGACGATTTGTGTTCTTGAACGCCGACGACGGCAATTACTTGTTTCAGTCTCACCGAAGACGACGATGACCACAAGTGCTCTTCTGAATCGAGCGTGCCCTGTTCTGGTCGATTTAGGAGAGAATGAAGATCCTTTTCTGGTTCAAATATGCACTTTCTTCGAAAGAAGGGGCTGGGGTTGGGGAAGGAGGAGGCACAACAACCACAGGTGGTGCAAGATGGGTGGGTGTGGTTTTGGGAGTTGAAGCGGTTGGGGTGGAGATCAAGTCAGGTTTGTAATGGAGGTCTCCGGCGCGAAATCGACTTCCGACAAGCATAAGTGGCCGTAGTCAATTTGGACCTCCGATCTTAATTGGATCTTAGAAAATTGTGTTAAAGAATATTTCCAAATGAATTTCttaacacatttttattttcaaaatctgaACTCAAAATCAAGTTAAGAAATAGTCTCAGAAAAGTTATTTCCAAACAGAGATTGTGAGGTATTTGAAAAACTTTTAGATGATGGTAGCTCATAAATAAACTgtgaaaattatattatatttattattaaaatttaatttttgtgtaaaataaCTTTCAATGAGTGGTCTAACATTGGCTTATTCAACTTGTTTGGTTGGTAGCATCGCCCCACCAAACAGGCCTAGAATCTATTAATTAATATGAAACTACATGCACTAACGGAGAATTTGATTGCCATTTAGAGTTGGAATGATGGTGCGATGAATGTGAAAATCATTTATtcacttgtttggttgattttgatAAGGTGGAATCCAAAACTCGTTTTACCTCGAATGAATTTTAATGTTCAAAAGACTTTATAtcttattttaataatatttttatttttaaaaggaaaaaaaacaaaatataaattatactaTTAAAATTATCACACTCATCATACTCACTATTTATTTCATACAAATATAGTGATACTCACCCCACTCATTATTACAAATCACGCCCATCTCACACTCCCACTCATTCAAATAAGAACCAAGTGCCCCTTCATACTGATTTTTTTTACCATCGTGCTTGTGATCGTTGATGACTTTCTGTTTCTTTCCAATTATTGATAAAGCCATTAGATTTTCTTTCCTTGGGATTTCTCTTTGATCTCACTTATCCTcaccaaatcatccaaaacatcctTCATGCATGGCCTGCGTTTGGGGTCGAATTCTAGACATTTTTGTATAAGCTCACCTGCTTTCATTGCTCCACTTATTGGGTACTTCATCTCTAGCCTTGTGTCCATTATTTTCTTGAGCTTGCTTTTGCTAGATAGAGAGGGTTTGGCCCAATCCACCAGATTGTACTTTTCTGAGCTTTGATTTCTGCCAATGGCCCGTAAGCCCGTCAACATTTCAAGCAACACCACACCGAATCCGTACACATCACTCTTCACGTATAAGTGACCTACAAATT
Coding sequences:
- the LOC120008851 gene encoding DNAJ protein JJJ1 homolog → MSKKISRCYYAVIGLPPECTAEEIRSAYKKLALQRHPDKLIHSGLSAEEATARFQELAQAYQVLSDPNARTCYDSKRYQVQTRQPKPSSAFSNLFRSMSKATFSGYGDTDNGFYKVYSDIFDRIYKAEVDFAMDSGSVPEAPGMGNLDSPYEEVEKFYEYWTGFDTVIEFGFEEKKMELKAREVYAQRVRKFAETVKSKDKRVIDMEEGKKKLLRKLNEKKRIVESHCVLCDQKFKSEQQLKNHKQSKKHKQRMSMRDRYRDDDDNDEEEQMIKEYMNFMLDKEEDVN